In Candidatus Desulfatibia profunda, the genomic window TTATGTTCATCGTCAAAAGTATGATCGAAAACCTGGAGATCGTCGGCGGCCCGCGGGGTCTGAGCAATCAGCCGGACTGGGCCGATCTGCCCACGGTCTTTTTGTGGACCGTCGCCTGCATCTGGATCATTAACAATTTTGTGCGTTCCACCATGGGAAAGGCACTGAATGCGGTGCGCGACGATGAAATGGCTGCGGATGCCATGACCGTCGACACCAAACGCACAAAAATCGTGGCGTTTTTATTTGCGGCTTTCTGGGCCGGTGTGGCCGGCGGGCTTTTTGCCCATGTACTAAGGTATGTGAATCCGGGGACCTTCGGTCTTCAAAAACTTGCCGAGGTTTTGGCAATGGTCTACTTCGGCGGACTGAATTCCGTCTACGGTTCAATCGTCGGCGCCGTAAGCCTGAGTATGCTCGGTGAAGCCCTGCGTCCGCTGGAGATTTTCAAGTGGATCATTATTCCGCTTTTGCTCATTCTGGTGATGATTTTTCGACCGACAGGCCTGATCGCCTTCAAGGAATTTGATGTAAAGAAACTGCTCAAACCCAAACAGTAAAACTAAAGTGACTAAAGTTTGAAGTGAGCTAAAGTGAGCTAAAGTTAAGGTACTTTGTCAATTTTATATGGATAGATGGAGTGAGCCGACTTCGCCAGCCCACTCCGCCGTAGTAAGGCTACGAAGGCCGGATAGTAGCCTATGGCTACGACGGCTGAAAGCGACACCTTAACTTTAGGCACTTTAGCTCACTTTAGGCACTTTAAGCTTTTAATATTAATCTTTGTGTCTTTGTGCCTTGGTGCCTGAAACAGAGCATCATTTAAAAAGAAGTGAAACATGTCATTGCTGCTGATTAAAAATATGAGCCATGATTTTGGCGGCTTGCGGGCTGTCAACAACTATGCCCTCAAGATCCCGGCCGGTCAGATCAGGGGTCTGATCGGGCCCAACGGTGCCGGCAAAACCACCATCTTCAATCTCATTACCGGTATTTATAAGCCCACCGAAGGTGACATCTATCTGGATGGTAAACGAATTACGGGCCTCCAGCCACACAGGATCGCATCCATGGGCATCGGCAGAACCTTCCAAAACCTGCAATTGTGGCGGCATATGACCGTTTTGGAGCATGTCAAGATGGCTCGTTATTCAAAGATCCGCTATGGTTTGACAGGCGCCTTTTTCGGCACTCCCCGCCGACACAGGGAAGAAGCGGAGATTGAAAAGAAAGCGCATGACCTTTTGAAGATTGTGGGTGTCGATCACCTTTCGGATCAGGTCGTTACCAATCTGCCGTACGGCGACCAGAGAAGAGTGGAGCTGGCGCGGGCACTTGCCACCGAACCCAAGATATTATTCCTGGACGAGCCCACCGCCGGCATGAATCCGGAAGAACTCATCCAGATGATCCAGATTATCCGCCGTGTCCATCAAGAGCTGGGGCTGGCCATTTTTCTGATTGAGCACCGCTTGAAAATGGTTATGGAGCTATGTGAGATCATCCAGACCTTGGACTTTGGCCGGGTTATTGCCGAGGGCACGCCCGCAGAAATTCAGAACGACCCCAAAGTGATTGATGCCTATCTGGGCAAAGAGGTGCTGATCTGATGTTGCTGTCCGTGGAAAACCTTCAAGTTTCATACGGTAATATCCGGGCGCTGCACGGCATCAACTTTCAGATCGAAGAGGGCGAGATCGTGTGCATCATCGGCGCTAACGGCGCCGGCAAGAGCACAACCTTGCGAGCGATTTCCCGGCTGATCCCTGTGGAACCGGGGAGCACGATTACCTTCAAGGGAAACGACTTGCTTCAATTTCCGGCGGACAAGGTGGTCAGCAGGTTCGGCATCTCCCATGTCCCTGAAGGCAGGCGCCTGTTCGGCAACCTGACGGTTATGGAAAATCTGAAGCTTGCCACCTTTGCAAGAAAAAACACCCAAATGATCGAAAAAGATCTTGAACGGGTGTTTGCAATTTTTCCACGCCTGAAAGAGCGTAAAGTGCAGAAGGCCGGAACGTTGAGCGGCGGCGAACAGCAGATGCTCGCTATCGGCAGAGCGTTTATGAGCGGCCGGAAGATCATGCTTTTAGATGAGCCCTCCATGGGTCTGGCCCCTTTGTTGATGATCAACGTGTTCAAGGCGCTGCAGGAACTCAACCGGGAAGGAACCACGATCTTGCTTGTTGAACAGAATGCGCGCATGGCGCTTCAATTTGCCCGGCGGGGCTATGTGCTGGAGCACGGCAATATTGTCCTGGAAGGGGCGTCCGCAGCGCTGCTGGCCGACCCCGAAGTCAAGAAGGCTTACTTGGGCGGCTGATTGGGTTATTAAGGTACACCGGCATCCGT contains:
- a CDS encoding branched-chain amino acid ABC transporter permease gives rise to the protein MFIVKSMIENLEIVGGPRGLSNQPDWADLPTVFLWTVACIWIINNFVRSTMGKALNAVRDDEMAADAMTVDTKRTKIVAFLFAAFWAGVAGGLFAHVLRYVNPGTFGLQKLAEVLAMVYFGGLNSVYGSIVGAVSLSMLGEALRPLEIFKWIIIPLLLILVMIFRPTGLIAFKEFDVKKLLKPKQ
- a CDS encoding ABC transporter ATP-binding protein; translated protein: MSLLLIKNMSHDFGGLRAVNNYALKIPAGQIRGLIGPNGAGKTTIFNLITGIYKPTEGDIYLDGKRITGLQPHRIASMGIGRTFQNLQLWRHMTVLEHVKMARYSKIRYGLTGAFFGTPRRHREEAEIEKKAHDLLKIVGVDHLSDQVVTNLPYGDQRRVELARALATEPKILFLDEPTAGMNPEELIQMIQIIRRVHQELGLAIFLIEHRLKMVMELCEIIQTLDFGRVIAEGTPAEIQNDPKVIDAYLGKEVLI
- a CDS encoding ABC transporter ATP-binding protein, whose product is MLLSVENLQVSYGNIRALHGINFQIEEGEIVCIIGANGAGKSTTLRAISRLIPVEPGSTITFKGNDLLQFPADKVVSRFGISHVPEGRRLFGNLTVMENLKLATFARKNTQMIEKDLERVFAIFPRLKERKVQKAGTLSGGEQQMLAIGRAFMSGRKIMLLDEPSMGLAPLLMINVFKALQELNREGTTILLVEQNARMALQFARRGYVLEHGNIVLEGASAALLADPEVKKAYLGG